The Pseudomonas fluorescens genome includes a window with the following:
- a CDS encoding S66 peptidase family protein: MEPSYTLSPHQPVPALPPKGLIAVIAPAGPAPLDTDKAIQWMRARGHELRIFPGVYEKNDYLAGSDEVRLNDLHTAFADPEVTAIICLRGGYGTPRLLDRIDFDLLRRNPKPFVGYSDITALHLAISRYAGFVTFHGPLLNADLLGDKEPPTVTSFFSLLRGQLKAGSVLSHPATYPLTTVEPGIAHGRLLGGNLSMIAATMGTPFQIDAEGVILFIEDVNEPLYRIDRLLTQLRLAGTLHQLRGVLVGDVAGVDVEALNRLLKQTFEPLRIPVLSGWRSGHCDPNLTLPMGALVTLDAEEKRLVLEQDVVVSR, translated from the coding sequence ATGGAACCCTCCTACACCCTAAGCCCACACCAGCCCGTCCCAGCTCTCCCACCCAAGGGCCTGATCGCCGTGATCGCCCCCGCCGGTCCCGCCCCCCTGGACACGGACAAAGCCATCCAATGGATGCGCGCCCGAGGTCATGAGCTGCGGATCTTCCCAGGCGTCTACGAAAAGAACGACTACCTGGCCGGCAGCGACGAAGTACGACTCAACGACCTGCACACCGCCTTCGCCGACCCAGAAGTAACCGCGATCATCTGCCTACGCGGCGGCTACGGCACGCCCCGGCTACTGGACCGCATCGACTTCGACCTCCTGCGCCGCAACCCCAAACCATTCGTAGGCTACAGCGACATCACCGCCCTGCACCTGGCCATCAGCCGCTACGCAGGCTTCGTGACCTTCCACGGCCCGCTGCTCAACGCCGATCTGCTGGGCGACAAGGAACCCCCAACCGTCACCTCATTTTTCAGCCTGCTGCGTGGCCAGTTGAAGGCCGGCAGCGTGCTAAGCCATCCGGCAACGTATCCATTGACCACCGTTGAACCGGGCATCGCCCACGGACGTCTGCTGGGCGGCAACCTGTCGATGATTGCCGCGACCATGGGCACGCCTTTTCAGATCGACGCCGAAGGGGTGATCCTGTTCATCGAAGACGTCAACGAGCCGCTGTACCGCATCGACCGATTGCTGACTCAACTGCGGTTGGCCGGCACGTTGCACCAGCTACGCGGCGTTTTGGTGGGAGATGTGGCCGGGGTCGACGTCGAGGCGTTGAACCGCTTGCTCAAGCAGACCTTCGAGCCGTTGCGTATCCCGGTGCTGTCCGGCTGGCGCAGCGGGCACTGCGATCCGAATCTGACCTTGCCCATGGGGGCCTTGGTGACGCTCGATGCGGAGGAGAAGAGGTTGGTGCTGGAGCA
- the lipB gene encoding lipoyl(octanoyl) transferase LipB, translating into MPGTLGFRELGTMAYEPVWHAMQRFTNERGTTVDDEVWLVEHPPVFTQGQAGKAEHLLLPGDIPVVKVDRGGQVTYHGPGQLVAYLLLDVRKLGFGVRELVTRMETCLIELLASYGVTAAAKPDAPGVYVDGAKIASLGLRIRHGCSFHGLALNVDMDLEPFRRINPCGYAGLAMTQLSEHAGSIEFAEVSARLRAQLVKHLDYAEQTTLTGGID; encoded by the coding sequence ATGCCGGGCACGCTGGGCTTTCGCGAGCTGGGCACGATGGCTTACGAGCCGGTCTGGCATGCCATGCAACGCTTCACGAACGAACGCGGCACTACCGTCGACGATGAAGTCTGGCTGGTGGAACACCCGCCGGTGTTCACCCAGGGCCAGGCCGGCAAGGCCGAGCACCTGCTGCTGCCGGGGGATATCCCGGTGGTGAAGGTCGACCGGGGCGGGCAGGTGACCTACCATGGTCCTGGCCAATTGGTCGCCTACCTGTTGCTGGATGTGCGCAAGCTGGGGTTTGGCGTGCGCGAGCTGGTCACCCGCATGGAGACATGCCTGATCGAGCTGCTGGCCAGCTACGGTGTGACGGCGGCGGCCAAGCCGGATGCGCCGGGTGTCTATGTCGACGGGGCGAAGATCGCCTCCTTGGGATTGCGAATCCGCCATGGCTGTTCGTTTCATGGCCTGGCGCTGAACGTGGACATGGACCTTGAGCCATTTCGACGGATTAATCCCTGTGGCTACGCGGGACTGGCGATGACCCAGTTGAGCGAGCATGCAGGATCGATTGAATTTGCCGAGGTAAGTGCCCGGCTGCGCGCGCAGCTCGTCAAACACCTCGACTATGCTGAGCAGACGACCCTCACGGGCGGAATCGACTGA
- the lipA gene encoding lipoyl synthase — protein sequence MTTDAVQTIIPTQDVTERPAPRAKVEAGVKLRGAEKVARIPVKIIPTTELPKKPDWIRVRIPVSPEVDRIKALLRKHKLHSVCEEASCPNLGECFSGGTATFMIMGDICTRRCPFCDVGHGRPKPLDTNEPESLAIAIADLKLKYVVITSVDRDDLRDGGAQHFADCIREIRKLSPNVQLETLVPDYRGRMDIALEITAAEPPDVFNHNLETVPRLYKAARPGSDYQWSLTLLQRFKQMMPHIPTKSGLMLGLGETDEEVIEVMKRMREHDIDMLTLGQYLQPSRSHLPVQRFVHPDTFAWFAEEGYKMGFKNVASGPLVRSSYHADEQAKLVKAELLGS from the coding sequence ATGACTACTGATGCAGTGCAAACCATTATCCCGACGCAGGACGTCACCGAGCGTCCGGCCCCACGTGCCAAGGTAGAGGCCGGCGTCAAGCTGCGCGGCGCCGAGAAGGTTGCACGCATCCCGGTCAAGATCATTCCGACCACCGAATTGCCAAAGAAACCTGACTGGATCCGCGTGCGCATCCCGGTGTCCCCGGAAGTCGACCGAATCAAGGCCCTGCTGCGCAAGCACAAGCTGCACAGCGTCTGCGAAGAAGCCTCCTGCCCGAACCTGGGCGAGTGCTTCTCCGGCGGCACTGCCACATTCATGATCATGGGCGACATCTGCACCCGTCGCTGCCCATTCTGTGACGTTGGTCACGGCCGTCCGAAGCCATTGGACACCAACGAGCCGGAAAGCCTGGCCATCGCCATCGCCGACCTGAAGCTCAAGTACGTGGTCATCACCTCGGTGGACCGTGACGACCTGCGTGACGGCGGTGCCCAGCACTTTGCCGACTGCATCCGCGAGATCCGCAAGCTGTCGCCGAACGTACAGTTGGAAACCCTGGTGCCCGATTACCGTGGCCGCATGGACATCGCCCTGGAAATCACCGCCGCCGAGCCACCGGATGTGTTCAACCACAACCTGGAAACCGTACCGCGCCTGTACAAGGCCGCGCGTCCGGGGTCGGATTACCAGTGGTCGTTGACCTTGCTGCAACGCTTCAAGCAGATGATGCCGCACATTCCGACCAAGTCCGGCTTGATGCTGGGCCTGGGTGAGACGGATGAGGAAGTTATCGAGGTCATGAAGCGCATGCGTGAGCATGACATCGATATGTTGACCTTGGGGCAGTACTTGCAGCCTTCGCGTAGCCACCTGCCGGTGCAGCGTTTTGTGCATCCGGATACCTTTGCCTGGTTTGCTGAGGAAGGGTACAAGATGGGCTTCAAGAACGTGGCTTCGGGGCCGTTGGTGCGGTCTTCGTATCATGCGGATGAGCAGGCTAAGTTGGTCAAGGCTGAGCTTCTGGGTTCCTGA
- a CDS encoding DUF493 domain-containing protein: MTDSEVKAPKIEFPCADYPIKVIGDTGVGFKDRIIAILEKHATVDHKTLAERQSTNGKYTTIQLHIIATGQEQLYDINSELRATGFVHMVL; this comes from the coding sequence ATGACAGACTCTGAAGTAAAAGCGCCGAAGATCGAATTCCCCTGCGCGGATTATCCGATCAAGGTCATCGGCGACACCGGCGTGGGTTTCAAGGACCGGATCATTGCGATCCTTGAAAAACATGCCACCGTTGACCACAAGACCCTGGCCGAGCGCCAGAGTACCAACGGCAAGTACACGACGATCCAGTTGCACATCATTGCCACCGGCCAGGAACAGCTCTACGACATCAACAGCGAGCTGCGTGCGACCGGTTTCGTGCACATGGTGTTGTGA